A single genomic interval of Pseudokineococcus lusitanus harbors:
- a CDS encoding helix-turn-helix transcriptional regulator: MSAPATVPPRGAAPTVLGPAVARIPSQSARTQRQAAADRGTALVALSSGSLRRAAVRVLRSVGAREVLAAPDAGAARSLATRRAGTVCLVQPSFGGGTGLGLVRDAAAGGWATTVVVDHRREGADAAAAADAALTAGARCYLVVDPADEDDADPRRTARPDAIAPTGAWDELSEREVQVISLVAEGRSNRDVGEVLGLSALTVKSHLARIARKLRTGDRAEMVAIAMRAGLVG; this comes from the coding sequence GTGTCCGCACCTGCCACCGTCCCGCCGCGCGGCGCCGCGCCGACCGTCCTCGGCCCCGCCGTCGCGCGGATCCCGAGCCAGAGCGCCCGCACGCAGCGGCAGGCCGCCGCCGACCGCGGCACCGCCCTCGTCGCCCTCTCCTCGGGCTCGCTCCGCCGCGCCGCCGTGCGCGTCCTGCGCTCCGTCGGCGCCCGCGAGGTCCTCGCCGCCCCCGACGCCGGCGCCGCCCGCTCCCTCGCCACCCGCCGCGCCGGCACGGTCTGCCTCGTCCAGCCGTCGTTCGGCGGCGGCACCGGTCTCGGCCTCGTCCGCGACGCGGCCGCCGGCGGCTGGGCCACCACCGTCGTCGTCGACCACCGCCGCGAGGGCGCCGACGCGGCCGCCGCCGCCGACGCCGCCCTCACCGCCGGCGCCCGCTGCTACCTCGTCGTCGACCCCGCCGACGAGGACGACGCCGACCCGCGCCGCACCGCCCGACCGGACGCCATCGCGCCGACCGGCGCGTGGGACGAGCTCTCCGAGCGCGAGGTGCAGGTCATCTCCCTCGTCGCCGAGGGCCGTTCCAACCGCGACGTCGGCGAGGTCCTCGGCCTCTCCGCCCTCACCGTCAAGAGCCACCTCGCCCGCATCGCCCGCAAGCTCCGCACGGGCGACCGCGCCGAGATGGTGGCGATCGCCATGCGCGCGGGCCTCGTCGGCTGA
- a CDS encoding DUF3000 domain-containing protein, with translation MGADRRAGGGRTGAGGPGPSVVERATASLRGARTRPEVRLAEVPAPARVAPFAIALSADVVRAAGGEEDDLATGRFVLLHDPAGQESWEGDLRVVTFARAELDPETGADPLLGDVGWSWFLDALAEGGAEHVAAGGTVTRVLSESYGSLAERPPTVELEVRASWSPVGGPDVVGDHLRAWADHLLCTVAGLPPLPEGVTALPRRTS, from the coding sequence GTGGGAGCGGATCGCAGGGCCGGCGGAGGCCGCACGGGCGCCGGCGGGCCGGGCCCGTCGGTCGTCGAGCGCGCCACCGCGAGCCTGCGCGGCGCCCGCACCCGCCCCGAGGTCCGCCTCGCCGAGGTGCCGGCCCCCGCCCGGGTGGCGCCCTTCGCCATCGCCCTGTCCGCGGACGTCGTCCGCGCCGCCGGCGGCGAGGAGGACGACCTGGCCACCGGCCGCTTCGTCCTCCTCCACGACCCGGCGGGCCAGGAGTCCTGGGAGGGCGACCTGCGCGTCGTCACCTTCGCGCGGGCGGAGCTCGACCCCGAGACCGGCGCCGACCCCCTGCTCGGGGACGTCGGCTGGTCGTGGTTCCTCGACGCCCTGGCCGAGGGCGGCGCCGAGCACGTCGCCGCCGGCGGCACGGTGACCCGCGTCCTGTCCGAGAGCTACGGCAGCCTCGCCGAGCGGCCCCCGACGGTCGAGCTCGAGGTGCGCGCGTCCTGGTCCCCCGTCGGCGGTCCCGACGTCGTCGGCGACCACCTCCGGGCGTGGGCCGACCACCTCCTGTGCACCGTGGCGGGCCTGCCCCCGCTGCCCGAGGGCGTCACCGCCCTCCCCCGCCGCACCTCCTGA
- the hemE gene encoding uroporphyrinogen decarboxylase, whose translation MTDDRTPATDDRPPVGDPGATPATGPAAGPFAAAAAGRRGRRTPVWFMRQAGRSLPEYREVRAGTAMLEACRTPDLVTEITLQPVRRYGVDAAVLYSDIVVPLAAAGVDLDIVPGTGPVIAEPVRTAAAVDAMPVLDPSAVGYVDEAVRMLVRELGDVPLLGFAGAPFTLASYLVEGGPSKNHEHTKALMYGDPGLWDALMSRLAQLTTTFLRVQVEAGASAVQLFDSWVGALPLADYRRYVLPHSRAVLEGVADLGVPRIHFGTGTGELLGAMAEAGPEVVGVDFRVPLDEAARRTAAGAGRPVALQGNLDPAALFAPWPVVRERVLDVLEAGRAAPGHIFNLGHGVLPTTDPDVLHRVVDLVHEETESGTAA comes from the coding sequence GTGACCGACGACCGGACCCCCGCGACCGACGACCGGCCCCCCGTCGGGGACCCGGGAGCGACGCCGGCGACGGGCCCCGCGGCCGGTCCCTTCGCGGCCGCCGCCGCCGGGCGCCGCGGCCGCCGGACGCCCGTGTGGTTCATGCGCCAGGCGGGCCGCTCCCTGCCGGAGTACCGCGAGGTGCGCGCGGGGACGGCGATGCTCGAGGCCTGCCGGACGCCGGACCTCGTCACCGAGATCACGCTCCAGCCCGTGCGCCGCTACGGCGTGGACGCGGCCGTCCTCTACAGCGACATCGTCGTGCCGCTCGCGGCGGCGGGCGTCGACCTCGACATCGTCCCCGGCACCGGCCCGGTCATCGCGGAGCCGGTGCGCACCGCGGCGGCCGTCGACGCGATGCCCGTGCTCGACCCGTCGGCCGTCGGCTACGTCGACGAGGCCGTGCGGATGCTCGTGCGGGAGCTCGGCGACGTGCCGCTGCTCGGGTTCGCCGGTGCCCCCTTCACCCTCGCCAGCTACCTCGTCGAGGGCGGGCCCAGCAAGAACCACGAGCACACCAAGGCGCTCATGTACGGCGACCCGGGCCTGTGGGACGCGCTGATGTCCCGCCTGGCGCAGCTGACGACGACCTTCCTCCGCGTCCAGGTGGAGGCCGGCGCGAGCGCCGTCCAGCTCTTCGACTCGTGGGTCGGCGCCCTGCCGCTCGCCGACTACCGGCGCTACGTGCTGCCGCACTCGCGGGCCGTCCTCGAGGGCGTCGCCGACCTCGGCGTGCCGCGCATCCACTTCGGCACCGGCACGGGCGAGCTCCTCGGCGCCATGGCCGAGGCCGGGCCCGAGGTCGTCGGCGTGGACTTCCGCGTGCCCCTCGACGAGGCCGCGCGCCGGACCGCCGCTGGCGCGGGGCGACCGGTCGCCCTGCAGGGCAACCTCGACCCGGCGGCGCTCTTCGCGCCGTGGCCCGTGGTGCGCGAGCGGGTCCTCGACGTCCTCGAGGCCGGGCGCGCGGCGCCCGGCCACATCTTCAACCTGGGCCACGGCGTCCTGCCGACCACCGACCCCGACGTCCTCCACCGCGTGGTCGACCTCGTGCACGAGGAGACGGAGAGCGGCACCGCCGCGTGA
- a CDS encoding protoporphyrinogen/coproporphyrinogen oxidase — protein MTAPVVVVGAGVSGLVAARDLLAAGLPVVVLEASARTGGVLSRGALDVAGPDGGPLLVDTGPESLLARRPEAVALVRELGLGEDVVHPEAVPPAVATRGRLHALPPGTVMGVPRTTAHLAGLLDAGEVARVAGERVRPLPEGTQDVAVAAWVEGRVGRAVVDRLVEPLLGGVYAGSADRLSLRSTVPALWHLATAAEPLLAPPAVPPAPVPAVAADAPTTAGPAPVAGGPGVGAPVFAGVAGGVGRLAEALERSVVAGGGDLRTATPATALRRAAPEAVGDGLGGTHDGARWVVGTRGGELRARAVVVALPAPAASRLLRDAVPAASAALAEVRTASSAIATLAVPGAAMADVRRSGLLVPPVEGGLVKAATFSSTKWGWLGRAAGDLAVLRVSAGRAGDDAALDRDDADLVATAAAEVGGLLGRDLPVVAGRVDRWRDGLPQYDVGHAGRVDRAREAAAGAAGLVLAGSTYEGVGVPACVAVARAAARDVVADLGATAAGAAAPGTAGPAGPGTMGA, from the coding sequence GTGACCGCCCCCGTCGTCGTCGTCGGCGCGGGCGTCAGCGGCCTCGTCGCCGCCCGTGACCTCCTGGCCGCGGGGCTGCCCGTCGTCGTGCTCGAGGCGTCGGCCCGGACGGGCGGGGTGCTGTCCCGCGGGGCGCTCGACGTCGCCGGGCCCGACGGCGGGCCGCTGCTCGTCGACACCGGGCCCGAGTCCCTCCTCGCGCGCCGTCCCGAGGCCGTGGCGCTCGTGCGCGAGCTCGGGCTGGGGGAGGACGTCGTCCACCCGGAGGCCGTGCCGCCGGCCGTCGCCACCCGCGGGCGGCTGCACGCGCTGCCCCCCGGCACGGTCATGGGCGTGCCCCGCACGACGGCGCACCTCGCCGGCCTGCTCGACGCGGGCGAGGTCGCCCGCGTCGCCGGCGAGCGCGTGCGGCCGCTGCCGGAGGGCACGCAGGACGTCGCCGTCGCGGCCTGGGTCGAGGGCCGGGTGGGGCGTGCGGTCGTCGACCGGCTCGTGGAGCCGCTGCTCGGCGGGGTCTACGCCGGCAGCGCCGACCGCCTGTCGTTGCGCTCGACCGTCCCCGCGCTGTGGCACCTGGCCACCGCGGCCGAGCCCCTCCTCGCGCCGCCCGCGGTCCCGCCGGCGCCCGTGCCCGCCGTCGCCGCCGACGCCCCGACGACCGCGGGGCCCGCCCCCGTCGCGGGCGGCCCGGGGGTCGGCGCGCCCGTCTTCGCCGGCGTCGCCGGGGGCGTCGGGCGGCTCGCCGAGGCGCTCGAGCGCTCCGTCGTCGCGGGGGGCGGGGACCTGCGGACCGCGACTCCCGCGACGGCCCTGCGCCGCGCGGCGCCCGAGGCCGTCGGCGACGGCCTCGGCGGCACGCACGACGGCGCCCGCTGGGTCGTCGGCACGCGGGGCGGGGAGCTGCGGGCCCGCGCCGTCGTCGTCGCGCTGCCCGCCCCGGCGGCGTCCCGGCTCCTGCGCGACGCCGTGCCGGCGGCGTCGGCGGCGCTCGCGGAGGTCCGGACGGCGAGCAGCGCCATCGCCACGCTGGCGGTGCCCGGCGCGGCCATGGCGGACGTGCGCCGCTCCGGTCTCCTCGTGCCGCCCGTGGAGGGGGGCCTCGTCAAGGCGGCCACCTTCTCGAGCACGAAGTGGGGCTGGCTGGGGCGCGCGGCGGGCGACCTCGCCGTCCTCCGCGTGTCGGCCGGGCGCGCGGGCGACGACGCCGCGCTCGACCGCGACGACGCCGACCTCGTCGCCACGGCGGCCGCCGAGGTGGGCGGGCTCCTCGGCCGCGACCTGCCCGTCGTCGCCGGCCGGGTGGACCGCTGGCGGGACGGGCTGCCGCAGTACGACGTCGGCCACGCTGGGCGCGTCGACCGGGCCCGGGAGGCCGCGGCGGGCGCCGCCGGCCTCGTCCTCGCGGGCTCGACGTACGAGGGCGTCGGGGTGCCGGCCTGCGTCGCGGTGGCGCGGGCCGCGGCGCGCGACGTCGTCGCGGACCTCGGGGCGACGGCCGCGGGCGCCGCGGCCCCGGGGACGGCGGGCCCCGCCGGGCCTGGGACCATGGGCGCGTGA
- the hemQ gene encoding hydrogen peroxide-dependent heme synthase, whose translation MATPTAAEINDTIRYTTWSVYRSAGRLADDARPAALAELTELLAADPDVTVRGLYDVSALRADADLMVWWHAPTVEALQAAYARLRRSAVGAVLEPVWSSTGLHRPAEFNRGHVPAFMAGEEPRAYCCVYPFVRSYDWYLLEDADRKKMLRDHGMAAMPFPDVRANTVSAFALGDYEWLLAFEADELHRIVDLMRELRATEARRHVREELPFYTGPRITAAELVERLP comes from the coding sequence GTGGCCACCCCCACCGCCGCGGAGATCAACGACACCATCCGGTACACGACGTGGTCGGTGTACCGGTCGGCCGGCCGTCTGGCGGACGACGCCCGGCCCGCCGCCCTGGCCGAGCTCACCGAGCTCCTCGCGGCGGACCCCGACGTCACCGTCCGCGGTCTCTACGACGTCAGCGCGCTGCGCGCGGACGCCGACCTCATGGTCTGGTGGCACGCGCCGACCGTCGAGGCGCTGCAGGCGGCTTACGCCCGGCTGCGCCGCTCGGCCGTCGGCGCCGTCCTCGAGCCCGTGTGGTCCTCGACGGGCCTCCACCGCCCCGCCGAGTTCAACCGCGGCCACGTCCCGGCGTTCATGGCCGGCGAGGAGCCGCGCGCGTACTGCTGCGTGTACCCCTTCGTCCGGTCCTACGACTGGTACCTGCTCGAGGACGCGGACCGCAAGAAGATGCTCCGCGACCACGGCATGGCCGCCATGCCGTTCCCGGACGTGCGGGCCAACACCGTGAGCGCCTTCGCCCTCGGCGACTACGAGTGGCTGCTGGCCTTCGAGGCCGACGAGCTGCACCGCATCGTCGACCTCATGCGCGAGCTGCGGGCCACGGAGGCCCGTCGCCACGTGCGCGAGGAGCTGCCGTTCTACACGGGGCCGCGCATCACCGCCGCCGAGCTGGTCGAGCGCCTGCCCTGA
- a CDS encoding GNAT family N-acetyltransferase → MTADGVRRASAAELDAPTLHALLRLRVDVFVVEQECAYPEVDGKDLLPGTEHVWHVGDGAPRDGEQVAVAAALRVLEQPGGSRAPRRVGRVVTAPDARGRGLAGLLLDDVVARHGDVDLVLDAQSHLAGWYGRHGFEVVGEEFLEDGIPHVPMRRRGADA, encoded by the coding sequence GTGACGGCCGACGGCGTGCGCCGGGCGTCCGCCGCCGAGCTCGACGCGCCGACGCTGCACGCCCTGCTCCGCCTGCGGGTCGACGTCTTCGTCGTCGAGCAGGAGTGCGCCTACCCCGAGGTGGACGGCAAGGACCTCCTCCCCGGCACCGAGCACGTCTGGCACGTCGGCGACGGCGCCCCCCGCGACGGCGAGCAGGTGGCCGTCGCGGCGGCGCTGCGCGTGCTCGAGCAGCCCGGCGGCTCCCGGGCGCCGCGGCGCGTCGGCCGGGTCGTCACGGCCCCCGACGCGCGCGGCCGCGGCCTCGCGGGCCTCCTGCTCGACGACGTCGTGGCCCGCCACGGCGACGTCGACCTCGTCCTCGACGCCCAGTCGCACCTCGCCGGCTGGTACGGCCGCCACGGCTTCGAGGTCGTCGGCGAGGAGTTCCTCGAGGACGGCATCCCCCACGTGCCGATGCGTCGGCGCGGCGCGGACGCCTGA
- the msrB gene encoding peptide-methionine (R)-S-oxide reductase MsrB: MSQTTSSTPSGDSTAAAPDQQVPQVRKTDAEWREQLTPQEYAVLRNGGTERPYTGEYTDEKTVGVYRCRACGTELFRSETKFDSHCGWPSFYAPLAEDRVRYISDRSMGMTRTEVRCAACDGHLGHVFEGEGYGTPTDQRYCINSISLTLQPERP; encoded by the coding sequence ATGAGCCAGACGACCTCCAGCACCCCGTCCGGCGACAGCACCGCCGCCGCTCCCGACCAGCAGGTCCCCCAGGTCCGCAAGACCGACGCCGAGTGGCGCGAGCAGCTCACGCCGCAGGAGTACGCCGTCCTCCGCAACGGCGGCACGGAGCGCCCGTACACGGGCGAGTACACCGACGAGAAGACGGTCGGCGTCTACCGCTGCCGCGCGTGCGGCACCGAGCTGTTCCGCTCGGAGACGAAGTTCGACTCGCACTGCGGGTGGCCGTCCTTCTACGCCCCGCTCGCGGAGGACCGCGTCCGCTACATCAGCGACCGCTCGATGGGCATGACGCGCACCGAGGTCCGCTGCGCGGCGTGCGACGGCCACCTCGGCCACGTCTTCGAGGGCGAGGGCTACGGCACCCCGACCGACCAGCGCTACTGCATCAACTCGATCTCGCTGACGCTGCAGCCCGAGCGCCCGTGA